Proteins encoded in a region of the Acidobacteriota bacterium genome:
- a CDS encoding transposase: MLYELKHRWRDGTTHIGFEPLELLAKLAALVPPPRFNLVRYHGVLAPAARHRAQVVPPGPAPEPGAAHTDCEVAHPHQGHSEPDEQRPDPRPRNYSWAELMRRVFAVDVLECPACQGPMRVLATIHPPEATRAILDCLGLPSRAPPVSPAELDSTDHFAEAF; the protein is encoded by the coding sequence CTGCTCTACGAACTCAAACACCGCTGGCGCGACGGCACGACTCACATCGGATTCGAACCCCTGGAGTTGCTGGCGAAGCTCGCCGCGCTGGTCCCGCCTCCGCGGTTCAACCTCGTTCGGTACCACGGCGTTCTCGCTCCCGCGGCTCGACACCGGGCGCAAGTGGTGCCGCCGGGTCCGGCGCCGGAACCCGGGGCGGCACACACCGATTGCGAGGTCGCGCATCCACACCAAGGACACTCCGAGCCCGACGAACAACGTCCCGATCCGCGACCCCGCAATTACTCCTGGGCCGAGTTGATGCGGCGAGTGTTCGCGGTGGACGTGCTTGAATGCCCGGCGTGCCAGGGGCCGATGCGGGTGCTGGCCACGATCCACCCGCCCGAGGCGACTCGCGCCATCCTCGACTGCCTCGGCCTGCCGTCGAGGGCGCCGCCCGTCTCGCCGGCCGAACTCGACTCAACCGACCATTTTGCAGAGGCGTTCTGA
- a CDS encoding DivIVA domain-containing protein, whose amino-acid sequence MSRITANEIKTQEFKTKLRGLDPQQVQMFLHSVAEEMARLNLENAELHEAIGSLKTEISKHSDREQTLQKTLVTAQSMTEDLKSRSQAEAELTVREARMRAEQTLQDSQDQLSRLETEIGRSKLERDLFEKRLRTLLEEHLELVDRRSAERDDLDNVHLLPRRNQTEAG is encoded by the coding sequence ATGAGCCGGATTACCGCCAACGAGATCAAGACCCAGGAATTCAAGACGAAGCTCCGAGGGCTGGACCCCCAGCAGGTGCAGATGTTCCTCCACTCGGTGGCGGAAGAGATGGCGCGTCTCAACTTAGAGAACGCCGAACTCCACGAGGCCATCGGCAGCCTGAAGACCGAAATCTCCAAACACTCCGACCGCGAGCAGACCCTCCAGAAGACCCTGGTGACGGCCCAGAGCATGACCGAGGATCTCAAGAGTCGCTCCCAGGCCGAGGCCGAACTCACCGTCCGCGAAGCACGCATGCGTGCCGAACAGACGCTGCAGGATTCCCAGGACCAGCTGTCTCGACTAGAAACCGAGATCGGACGCAGCAAGCTGGAGCGGGACCTGTTCGAAAAACGCCTGCGGACCTTGCTGGAAGAGCATCTCGAGTTGGTGGATCGACGGAGCGCCGAGCGGGATGACCTGGATAACGTCCACTTGCTGCCACGACGGAACCAAACTGAAGCGGGATGA
- a CDS encoding pyridoxamine 5'-phosphate oxidase family protein, with amino-acid sequence MTELYTPTQRLLQDEFNARGLADRVADTISADELADFHEAFISERNMFFLGTVDETGFPSCSYKGGAPGFVRVVDANTIVFPNYDGNGMFMSQGNIQATAKVGLLFINFEKPQRMRLRGTAKLLRDGPMLASYPGSMTVTEIAVEKVWLNCARYVHPMTPTELSTFLPRDDGSYKLAPWKRIDILQEVITDEERAEAAKLGLITAEEYAGMEARGEVR; translated from the coding sequence ATGACGGAGCTCTATACGCCCACGCAGCGCCTGCTGCAGGATGAATTCAACGCGCGTGGCCTGGCAGACCGTGTTGCTGACACGATTTCGGCGGACGAGCTTGCCGATTTTCATGAGGCATTTATCAGCGAGCGCAACATGTTTTTTTTGGGCACCGTTGACGAGACTGGTTTCCCGTCCTGCTCATACAAGGGCGGTGCACCTGGCTTTGTTCGTGTTGTTGACGCGAACACTATCGTGTTTCCAAACTACGACGGCAACGGCATGTTTATGTCGCAGGGCAATATCCAGGCAACTGCCAAAGTCGGTCTGCTTTTCATCAATTTTGAGAAGCCACAGCGGATGCGTCTGCGTGGAACAGCAAAGTTGCTGCGCGACGGTCCGATGCTGGCGAGTTACCCCGGTTCAATGACGGTCACAGAGATTGCCGTGGAAAAGGTGTGGCTCAACTGCGCACGCTATGTACATCCGATGACGCCGACGGAGCTCTCGACGTTTCTGCCGCGCGACGACGGTTCTTACAAGCTGGCGCCATGGAAGCGCATCGATATCCTGCAGGAAGTCATCACCGACGAAGAACGTGCTGAGGCAGCGAAACTAGGCCTTATTACTGCTGAGGAATATGCGGGCATGGAGGCGCGCGGCGAAGTCAGGTAG
- a CDS encoding SRPBCC family protein: MSFTVSAQSRLSPEELVEEILDVRNWPGFTGWGPLPGIDSATIIEQTSSRVGTRIAVTNSDGSTHEESVTGYVPDRELVMKIENFSTPLKNFARYFVETWQFDRREGVTRIERTFELHAKGLIGQLILVPVGFLLRRAVAAHTKIIAAAGGH, from the coding sequence ATGTCATTCACTGTTTCAGCCCAATCCCGGCTTTCGCCTGAAGAGCTTGTTGAGGAAATCCTCGATGTCAGGAACTGGCCCGGATTCACGGGCTGGGGACCGTTGCCGGGCATCGACAGTGCAACGATTATCGAACAAACGTCATCTCGAGTCGGTACGCGCATTGCGGTAACCAATTCCGACGGTTCGACACATGAAGAATCCGTGACCGGCTACGTGCCCGACCGCGAGCTCGTCATGAAGATCGAGAATTTTTCGACGCCGCTGAAGAATTTCGCACGGTACTTCGTTGAAACATGGCAGTTTGACCGCCGCGAAGGCGTTACTCGTATAGAAAGAACTTTCGAGCTGCACGCTAAAGGGCTGATTGGGCAGCTGATTCTCGTGCCGGTCGGATTCCTCCTGCGCCGGGCTGTAGCTGCCCACACAAAAATAATCGCTGCTGCGGGCGGTCACTGA